TTGATCATGATCCATTCCATGACACCTCCAATGCAAAAAAAGATTGGGAGGAACCTGTACATCCCAAGACTTTTTTTACCCGGGACAAGGCTCAATACATATCTGAGGTTTTTACTTCTATAAAACATCGTGAATATGCTTCACTGACGGATAAGAACTCGTGGAACTACTGCCAACGCGGTACCAAATGTAGTCAAAGCCTGCGCCTTTACATGTCCTTTACAGACGTTACGAGAGCAAAGAACGTGAGAGAGAGCGCTTTTTTTTAGTGACCCAGCATAGACAATAGGAACGGATTCTTCCGCCAACCGCGACCAGCAGAGAGAAACGACGGTAGCTGCACGCTGGGTAGTAAAAGGAACGCACCCAGGAAGATACGTCACATCCGGGTGAGTCAATGCAGTATCTCCCTACAGTCCAGTGCGGTACACGTTAAAAACACCACTTTATATTGAAGGTGTTTGAGACTGGTGGTTTCATATAATCTTGTGAgtgattttaataaattaagAACAACTATACAAATGGTATTAATATATCAGCTGTCCGTTTTTTAAAAGTAGGTCATATGTCCaattttaaggcaaaaaaaaacaacaggttGAAAATAATTACGAAAAGTGGCCAGTCATAATTCAGATAGTAAGATGTGAGTGTTGTCTGCAGGACCGCTCAAAGAATTGAAAAGActcctgaaaaacccagagaatgggctctccccagttgtgatttattcatttttttcagtgcctgtgtgttggatcagtagctgtggtgctagcatcctggttAACAGTTTCcccattttggagctgaaaagtgtgtcaagctccATTTCCTCCATTGTGCCCCATTTTTTACCACACCGAATATTATTTTTGCTCCTTGAAGACGGGGGGAGACAAGGCTCAATACATAGGCACAGGCAGCAGAATTTCGGCAGAAGGGGGTTACTTGAaagaccttgcccaagggcacTTTGATGTCTTAATCTGCCCTGCTAATATCAttttatctgtaagccataatcatcaaaatttcaagaaataaaggcttgaaatattttactctattAATGAGTCTATATCatatatatgggtttcactttctgaaatgagtgacaaagattttgcactttttcatgatattctaattttttgagatgtacgtGTAAATAGAGTGGCAAATATAAGGCCAGCATGTCTAAAAAGGGATATGAATGTCATAAATCAAGGATTTTGTGAGTTAGTGGGTTTTAGAGTGTTAAAAAATTGGTTAGGGCTGTAGTGTGAGTAAAAAACAAAGGTAAGCTGAAGCAAAATTAATGAGTGACAAATACACAAATGGGTTTATTTTGGCTGGAGTGATCAAACACATCACTGTTGATATGAGCATTATGACAATACTGCAAAGCACACAcagcatacacacacacatatatatatagactGGACACTCAGACACATGCAACAACTTGGGTCTTAAGAAATAGTAGCATAATTAGGAGATAATAGAGAGCTAAGACTACGACTAATTTGAGGATCTACTGTAAACTCACCAGAAAGAAACTGGGCAAAAGATAATCATAATTTACTATTATTAAAAAAGGAACACTCCTGACTACTCAGGATCCAAAAGAGATCTTTGTTCAGGTCCTCTCCTGTCTAGAAAATGACAGGGGCAGCTACTGAATGGGGTCCAAGCTTTCCTTCTTTTCcctcaaatatttaaaattacatAGTTAATTTCTAAGTTTAGGTTTGGCAATATACAACAGGTAGGCACAAAGTCTCAAATCATGGCCACCTTTTTACAATCACTTTTTACTGACTTCAGAATTAACAGATGCAAGTGTTAGATCCACATCAAATCATAATCATATCTGTAAAAACAGGTCTAGAATTATTTAGttcccaaaataaaagcattccaCATTACTGGGCCTTTCTGTTTCATAAGgaatgttatttttttggtcaacCTCATCAAAAATGTAGAAGTGTTACAttaagatgaataaataaataattcaaaaatgtagTGTCTTTGTGCTTTCTGTCTGGACTAATCTTGAGTTCTAGACATTGTACCACTTTGATTACAGAAAGGACAAAAATCTTGTTTATGATTCATTACAGAAATATAGGTCAATTTGTTCATCTTTAATCATGATTTGTGTAATATGAGGACAAATCAAACATCCACAACTACTCTGCAGTCACTCAGTCCTCCACTTTGTGAGCTGGTCTGCAGAAAGTCCAGTGATGCTCCACTGTGTTCTCATTTGCACGCTCACTCATGTGATGCACACGCGTGTTACGGATGGTGAAGCCTTGTTTCATGATATAGTCCATGAGGTGAACCCTTAGGGACACCTCTTGATGATAGTCACATGGTCCAAAAGTGAACGACACCTGACAGTCTCTGGTGTCCATCATGTGTTTGTTCCACT
This window of the Cheilinus undulatus linkage group 11, ASM1832078v1, whole genome shotgun sequence genome carries:
- the LOC121517621 gene encoding small integral membrane protein 4, which translates into the protein MFYRSKNLRYVLSLVPGKKSLGMYRFLPIFFCIGGVMEWIMINVRIGRETFYDVYRRKQSEREYQQKTADGLNTGRV